Genomic window (Megamonas funiformis):
ATAGTTACAGGACGACCTTCTTGTACAGATTTTTTAGCAGCAAGACCAATTAAAACTGGTTGTAAGCCATCATTAGCATTAACTTCTGTTTCAGTGTCATTTTCAATAGCATCAACAAAAGATTTAACTTCATGAGCATATGCCATCATATAACGTTCTAAGAAGAAATACATAGGTTTTTCAGCTACAACACCTTCTTCGCCACTAAATACTGCATTAGAATTAGAGTCGTTGGAGATTGCAATAGCACCTTTAGTTCCAAAAACTTCAGCACGTTGGTCATAACCATAAACTGCTTTACGACAATTATCAATAACAGCAGTAGCACCATTTGCTAGTTTTAAAGTGATAACAGCAGTATCAATATCACCAGCTTCGCCAATTGCAGGATCAACTGTAACAGAACCTACAGCAAATACTTCAGTAACTTCACTTCCGGAAAGATAACGAACCATATCAAAATCATGAATAGTCATATCAAGGAAAATACCACCAGAAACTTTAACGTATTCAATAGGTGGAGCTTCTGGGTCACGAGATGTTACTTTTATAATTTGTTGTTTACCAATTTTGCCAGAAGCTACAGCTTCTTTAATTGCACGGAAATTATGGTCAAAACGACGATTGAAACCAACTTGATATTTAAGACCAGATGCATTAACAACATCAAGAACTTCTTTGATTTTATTAACATCATGGTCAATAGGTTTTTCACAGAAAACATGTTTACCAGCTTGAATAGCTTCTATAGAAAGAGGAGAATGCATATCAGTAGAAGCACAAATGAGAACAGCTTGAATATCTTTATCAGCCAATATTTTTTTATAATCTGTATAAGTTTCAGTAATGCCAAGAGCGTTTGCCCACGCTATAGTGTTATCGTTTAAAAATGGGTCAGCTATTGCTTTTACTTTTGCGTTAGGAACAAATTTAGAAATACTTTCACCATGAACACGACCGATACGTCCAGCACCAATAATACCAATATTAATCATTAAAAAAACCACCTTTGAATAATTTATGTTCAACTTTTGAGTTATTTATGTGTATCTTATATATATAATTTTAACTGTTTTTATAAAAAAATATCTATAATATATTGTTTTTTATAATATTAGCAATATATTATAGATACTTAATTATTAATATATATGCGATTGCTATATAAAAAAATGAATTTAAAAACTATAAAATCTTGCTTTTATCAGAAAACTTAAAACTTTAATATCATTTAGATAAAATAAAAATGCAAATAAAAATAT
Coding sequences:
- the iolG gene encoding inositol 2-dehydrogenase: MINIGIIGAGRIGRVHGESISKFVPNAKVKAIADPFLNDNTIAWANALGITETYTDYKKILADKDIQAVLICASTDMHSPLSIEAIQAGKHVFCEKPIDHDVNKIKEVLDVVNASGLKYQVGFNRRFDHNFRAIKEAVASGKIGKQQIIKVTSRDPEAPPIEYVKVSGGIFLDMTIHDFDMVRYLSGSEVTEVFAVGSVTVDPAIGEAGDIDTAVITLKLANGATAVIDNCRKAVYGYDQRAEVFGTKGAIAISNDSNSNAVFSGEEGVVAEKPMYFFLERYMMAYAHEVKSFVDAIENDTETEVNANDGLQPVLIGLAAKKSVQEGRPVTIKEIADEYNL